A stretch of the Argentina anserina chromosome 6, drPotAnse1.1, whole genome shotgun sequence genome encodes the following:
- the LOC126798475 gene encoding probable CoA ligase CCL8 — MSFTTPPLFKALNYYSSSLFSSSSYSLRSSFIYLTTTNHFLCLSHTRLLSSLQPGSSMEVVKESSHGSGTQDSVALKSDNKIYSYNQLISSARSISGLLSNGDLNISNATTDGARGLGHLRGARIGIVAKPSAEFVAGILGTWLSGGVAVPLALSYPEAELLHVMNDSDISMILSTEDHQQLMENLAAKCAAQFSLIPPVPSSGTSHASADGHLQAGEVDADTIFHRNGKQSSEDPALIIYTSGTTGKPKGVVHTHCSISAQVQTLAEAWEYSSADQFLHCLPLHHVHGLFNALLAPLYAGSTVEFMPKFSVRGIWQRWREAYPKNGTKADDGITVFTGVPTMYTRLIQAHEAMDAELKIASAYAAKQLRLMMCGSSALPVPVMQQWETITGHRLLERYGMTEFVMAISNPFRGERKAGTVGKPFPGVEVKIVADDDSKTDTMGVGELCVRSPSLFKEYWKLPEVTRESFTNDGFFKTGDAGTVDKDGYYIILGRTSADIMKVGGYKLSALEIESILLEHPSVEECCVLGLWDEDYGEVVCAIVVPNEEAKRKQEKEKRPAISLEELRSGAKLKLAPYKLPTRLFVWDSLPRNAMGKVNKKELKKVLASDQEICLQDGNK, encoded by the exons ATGAGCTTCACCACCCCTCCTTTATTTAAGGCTCTCAACTACTACTCCAGCTCCctcttctcctcttcttcttattcGCTTCGTTCCAGTTTCATCTATCTCACCACCACCAACCATTTCCTCTGCTTATCACACACTCGCCTTCTCTCTT CCTTGCAACCTGGTTCATCTATGGAGGTGGTAAAAGAATCTAGTCATGGTTCTGGAACTCAGGACAGTGTTGCTCTTAAATCAGATAACAAAATTTACAGTTACAATCAACTAATTTCTTCTGCTCGGAGTATATCTGGCTTGTTAAGTAATGGTGACTTAAAC ATTTCCAATGCAACAACTGATGGTGCACGAGGACTTGGGCATCTTAGAGGTGCTCGTATAGGTATTGTGGCCAAGCCCTCCGCTGAATTTGTTGCTGGTATACTCGGGACCTGGCTTAGTGGAGGTGTTGCAGTTCCACTTGCTCTCAGCTATCCTGAGGCTGAGCTTTTGCATGTGATGAATGATTCA GACATCTCCATGATATTGAGTACTGAAGATCACCAACAACTTATGGAAAACCTTGCTGCTAAATGTGCTGCTCAATTTTCTCTTATTCCACCAGTTCCCAGTAGTGGTACTTCACATGCAAGTGCAGATGGTCATTTACAGGCGGGAGAAGTAGATGCAGATACAATTTTTCACAGGAATGGAAAGCAGTCAA GTGAGGATCCAGCATTAATAATATACACTAGCGGTACAACAGGGAAACCTAAAGGTGTTGTCCACACCCACTGCAGCATTAGTGCACAG GTCCAAACTCTGGCAGAGGCGTGGGAATATTCATCTGCTGATCAGTTTTTGCATTGTCTTCCACTACAT CATGTCCATGGGCTTTTCAATGCTCTACTTGCCCCCCTGTACGCAGGTTCCacg GTTGAATTTATGCCAAAATTTAGTGTGAGGGGTATTTGGCAGAGATGGCGTGAAGCATACCCGAAAAATGGAACTAAGGCAGATGACGGCATAACTGTCTTTACTGGA GTTCCGACCATGTATACTCGATTGATACAAGCTCATGAAGCCATGGATGCAGAGCTCAAAATTGCATCTGCCTATGCTGCAAAACAGTTGCGTCTTATG ATGTGTGGATCATCTGCTCTCCCTGTTCCTGTAATGCAGCAATGGGAAACTATCACAGGGCATCGTCTCTTGGAACGATATGGCATGACAGAG TTTGTGATGGCAATATCAAATCCCTTCAGAGGTGAACGCAAGGCAGGCACGGTTGGAAAACCATTTCCTGGTGTTGAG GTAAAGATCGTTGCAGACGATGATAGTAAAACTGATACAATGGGAGTGGGTGAGCTTTGCGTTAGAAGTCCTTCATTGTTCAAGGAATATTGGAAACTTCCTGAG GTAACTAGAGAATCATTTACAAATGATGGGTTCTTCAAGACTGGGGATGCTGGTACGGTGGATAAAGATGGCTACTACATTATATTGGGAC GTACAAGTGCCGATATAATGAAGGTTGGTGGGTACAAATTATCAGCTTTAGAAATTGAATCAATTCTTTTAGAG CACCCATCTGTAGAGGAGTGTTGTGTATTGGGCTTATGGGACGAAGATTATGGAGAAGTTGTCTGTGCAATAGTAGTACCAAATGAAGAAGCAAAGAGGAaacaagagaaagaaaagagaccTGCTATAAGCTTAGAAGAGCTACGCTCTGGGGCTAAACTCAAACTTGCGCCATACAAG CTACCAACACGACTTTTCGTGTGGGATTCACTACCTCGTAATGCTATGGGAAAG GTCAATAAGAAGGAACTGAAGAAAGTTCTGGCTTCTGACCAAGAGATCTGCTTGCAAGACGGAAATAAATAG
- the LOC126800409 gene encoding uncharacterized protein LOC126800409 codes for MEDEKKLQTSKKWLHNLSTGAKGINELEALTHVGLQLVNAHKGFFRCSFIVPDHLSDEDGNWHVGAIATMIDDVGAATVYSTVGQVKSVDFTISYYARVKTREEVELKAEVVGDMGKLVFVVVKVTRKENGEMVALGKQWMTTFSFRTGQSQASSRL; via the exons ATGGAAGACGAGAAGAAGCTGCAGACGTCCAAGAAATGGCTTCACAATTTATCGACAGGTGCCAAAGGTATCAACGAGCTAGAGGCCTTAACTCATGTTGGCCTACAGCTCGTGAACGCCCACAAGGGCTTCTTCCGCTGCAGCTTCATCGTCCCCGACCACCTCTCT GACGAAGATGGAAACTGGCATGTCGGAGCTATCGCAACTATGATCGACGATGTTGGGGCCGCCACCGTATACTCAACCGTCGGTCAAGTTAAATCCGTGGACTTCACCATTTCATATTACGCGAGGGTCAAGACTAGA GAAGAGGTTGAGTTGAAGGCTGAGGTTGTAGGGGACATGGGGAAGCTCGTATTTGTGGTGGTGAAGGTAACAAGGAAAGAGAATGGAGAAATGGTTGCTTTGGGTAAGCAATGGATGACCACATTTTCTTTCAGGACCGGTCAATCTCAAGCCAGTAGTCGGCTTTGA